CGGAAGGGTGCGGATGAATTTGGATAATTATATAAGCAAATggataatcttttaacaaagCAAACCAGAAAGTAATAAGTGCATAAAAGTAGCAACACAAGATATTTACGGAAGTGTGAAGATTAATTATTCTACGGCTCCCTTTCTTCTAATTAGGAAAGaattcactagaaaactttgGTTTTACAACAACTTATACAAACTAATTTCAATTTAGAATTTATTCATCTCATAAATTGAAACACCTAGTACAACTCAAACCGAATACAACAAGTGTAAAATATGTGAATCTTCCGATTCAATGGTTCAACAACTCTCGATAGTCAGCATTCAAAGAACGGTTTAAGAATTTGCGAGATGCACCAGTTGATCCTTGATGATCTCTATAAAGACTTGAAAGTAAGGGGTTGTGAGCGGTTTGAGAAATTTTCAAGTAAGAGTgctcaaaatctttaaaatacaAAGTTTGTAGACTTATAAGATATCTGTGGGACTTCAAATGAACGAAGACACTTACCATTCATAGTTATTCTTGATTTAAACATTCAAGGTTTGCTTTTTCTGTTGCAAAAGCAACTTTGTCTTTGTCATTATGTGATTTTTGGTACACTACGTACATAAAATGATAGCAAACACTTTGCCAAAAACGAAAGCCACTTCATGAGAAAGAGAATCGTGCGTCAATTTTTTTGCGTATGATTAGTCAAAAAGATCTTCTGATATAAATGAATTGAAAGTGAGAATTAATTCGAATGTTGTGAAGTCTAACTCGAAGACCAAATACACTAATTCTTGCAGAGAACGGTTGGGCTTTGATGATGTCCAGTTTTATACTCAAATAGTCCATCTAATCCGGTTGAACGTTCGCAGGATTAGCTCGAAGACCAATTTTAATATGTCCGAAACTAGGTTAAATGTCCCCTTTGATTTTGAccgataaataaataattccgTACGTGCGTTAAATGCAAAATACatggttttttaaaattactatAATGACACCAGgtccatttttaaaaaaatgtcccGAATCAATCTTTTGAtaccaaataattttttataattaattaaaatattatttaagattatttttttaaaaaaaaattatagtttttcCCCTCTAATTGGAGGTGCCGTTTTCTTTTGTTATATTTCtggaataattaaatttaatatctcTAAAGTTTGTCATAttctaaaaaaaagttttaattaCATTGAAATGTTTGTACTTTTAAACGTAATTGAACTTATTTCTTAATTTTCGCAAAACTCAAGggatgagtaggtctcttgtgagacggtctcacgaatctttatctgtgagacgagtcaatcatatcgatattcacaataaaaagtaatactcttagcataaaaagtaatattttttaatggatgacccaaataagagattttacCTACGAAAttaatccgtgagaccgtctcaaaagtTTTTGTTATATTTGTTTTACATTTCTTGAGATTAAATATAGTGAGATTTAATTAAGCCTAATACAATAATTATATCATCTGCTATATGGATAAACATCGTATATTTGTAAGGgaacagaaaaagaaaaaaggaaaagaaaaaggacAATACGATGGGCATACGGAGTGTTCAGATCCGAAGAACCAGGTGAAGTCACATTAAACACGAGCGGCGTCTATGAAAACCATGCCACTGAATCTCAGGTAATTTGACGAAACATGCTTTTGTTTCTTGTGTTCGATGCATTTCTCCTGATTTCGTCTTCTCGCGTCTATTTCTGACTTCTTGTAACTCTCTTTCTTTCTCGGACTTCAAAACTGGATATATACCAAGATTCATCCCACTCCAATCACTTGGGTTTTCTTTGGTTCCGTTTTCTGTGTCTGGTACATGAAATTGAAGTGTCAAtgcttttgattttattttcgaGAAAAAGCCTAGTAAAATTGATTTCTTGGGTGGGTTTCTTCTAATTAGATCGATCGCCTTTTTCTGTTTGGGAGTAAGTGCTGCTTTCTTGTAcaacctttttctttttcccagTAAGGTTGTGTTTTTTATGGTGTCTCCTGTGACTTTTGATTTCATGTTGCTCAAAAACTTGTTCTCTGTACTGACCCAGAGTATAGGGTGTTCAAGATTCCAAATTTTGCTGCTAGGGTTTATGCGACATTTTTGCAATGTGTCACGGAGCTGTTGAAGATCTCGTAATTGTAGTTGTGTTTGATCGAGTTCGCGTCTTTGTTTTCAGACTTGTATGTAAAGCAAGTCGGTTATTTTTGAGGGCCCGTGTTGGAATATATTGAGAATTACTCCCATTTAACATCTGAAAGTTGAGTTCTGTGTCATTTGTGATGGGGAACAATTTTTGGTTAAACGAAGAGGAAAAGGCTGTTGGGGAAAGTGTATTAGGCAGTGAAGCTGCTGAATATTTTGCTTGGTCCGCTTCGAATAATGTGTTGTCGGAGTTCTCTGCATCTGGTGGCGATCTGGGAGTGCAGCAGGCACTCTGCAAGATTGTGGATGGATCTGATTGGACATACGCCATTTATTGGCatgtttcaaaatcaaaatcgggTAAATCAGCCTTAATTTGGGGGGATGGGCATTGTAGAGAACCAAAGGAAGGTGAGGATTCTGAAGAAAATATACCCAACGAGGGAGATAGGAGAAGACACGTGCTTCGAAAGATTCTTTCTTCTTTTGGGGGATCAGAAGATGAGAATGTAGCAGTGAACTTAGACCAAGTTTCAGCTGTCGAAATGTTTTATCTCGCGTCCATGTACTTTGCCTTCCCTTTTGATAAGCCGTCAATTCCTTCCCAGTCATTCAATTCAGGCAGATCGATTTGGGCTTCTGATGCAAAAAGCTGTTTGGAACGGTACCAATCAAGATCATATCTAGCAAAGTTGACTCATTTTGAGACGGTAGCGTTTGTTCCATTGAAATCAGGAGTTGTGGAGATTGGTTCGAGAAAATCGATACCGGAGGACCCCAGTATTATACAGTTAGCCAAGGCTATAGTTGTTAAGACAATTCCCGTTCAGCCAAAACCCGTTCCTAAAATTTTTGGACGAGAACTCAGTCTTGGGGGTTCGAAATCAGGTCCAATAGGTATTAGCTTTTCGCCGAAAGTGGAAGATGATTCTGGATTTTCTTCAGAATCTTGTGATTTACAAACAATTGGAGGTGCTGAACTTTATGGGAACTCCTCAAATGGGCATCGAAGTGATAATGgtgaaaataaaatgtttacGCACATGAATGAGATAATAGTAGGTGGATCGAACTCACAAATCCTTGGGTCTAATAACGAGCAAATGAATGAGGATTCATTGATTCTGTCTGATGAACGAAAACCAAGAAAGAGGGGTCGGAAACCAGCAAATGGAAGGGAAGAGCCGTTGAATCACGTAGAAGCAGAAAGACAGAGACGTGAAAAACTTAACCAGCGTTTTTATGCATTACGGGCCGTAGTTCCAAATATCTCGAAAATGGACAAAGCTTCGCTTCTTGGTGATGCAATTGCCTATATAACAGATCTTCAGACTAAGATAAGGATCCTGGAAGCAGAGAAAGGTAGTGTGAATCATAACCAAAACCAGCAGACTATACCAGATATAGATTTTCATGAAAGGCATGAAGATGCAGTTTTACGGGTAAGCTTCCCGCTGGACGCCCACCCTGTATCTGAAGTTGTAAAAACATTGAGAGAGCATCAGGTGATGGCCCAAGAATCCACCATTTCCATATCCGACAGTGGTGAAGTTGTACACACATTCTCGATTCAAACTCAGAGTGGCACTGGTGAACACTTGAAGAAGATGTTAGATGATGCTCTATTGAAATGAAACAGCTGTAGTAAACTTGCCGATGTAAGATATACCTTGATTTTCATTTGTATATCTGTGTTGTGGGGTGAATGGCCCATTGTTGTAGAAAACAactatatgtaatttttactcTTATATTTGGCTTAACGTTCCTGTAAAACATGATTCAGAATTCGCATGTTCTTTGGTCATTTTTGTCTTGAAGATTAATCTTCTTTACAACAATCGTAAGAGGAGGAATTAACCCAGTagagcatatatatataaaaaaatatttagcgtattttaaattcttgaagaatcaagaaaaatgttatttgaaaactttaaagaaaaatgttatgatGAAAGCTATAAATTTCCTCAAATCTTTATAACCataaatgtattttattaattagtgTTGATGGATTAGTAAATCATTTTTTCCCATTTAATACAAGACtcgttaaaatttaattattttaacataTCATGCATGCTCTATTAAAAAGTTGAAGAACACAGAGTATTTATCTCAATGAatcataaaatttatgaaaaaaaatatattttacaatgggGTTTCTATTTTAttggaaaaattattaataacttCTCCACTAATTTATATGTAAACATTTtttagataaaatattattatataattattaatttcaaataaattatatttcatttggtattttaattttatgcaaATGTATGCTCTAAAATTATAGTTAAATTAACTTTGAAGTTTGAATATGATAAGTATTTATGAATATGAATAAATATAAACaatattcaaattataagtactcaaaatattatataataatataattatataatataatttattatttaaaagtaaTACATTAATGAATTACTGAACGTAATAATTAATAGCCATAATTATACACAGATATCTTGCTACGttgtaaatttatataattattatcaaatTATCATACATAAAGAAATATGCTATAACACGTGCATCTGTATATGAATACTAGGTAAAtctaacatataattaaatattacaataaaataaataatctaacataaaacattttcaaatgAAACTATTACATCACATGAAAGTTTTATATATACTACATATATACATCTAACGTATAATTATAAAACATAGCATGCTCGTAATTCTATACAAAATATATAGCAATAAGTTAAATTTTcataacatatacatatatataatatataacatatacatatatgatgtgacttcgttgaaatggatgagccgggtaaggagctccaacgggtcaaatcaataatttatagtttttagggaatttgagtgaagataatggcttcaatagcacctacaaacaatgaaaggaactcgtgaatgagcgccggaggggtgtccggcgtggccactccgatgcttaagtcagcaggttgaagatgaacacaagcaatatttgggagaaaatatgtataatgcttaagagttcaaagatttcagaatcagtAAATGAGAAagatacctgctatttataggagaaaataGGGTAGGTAAATCGTGCTAATTGTAACGACAAAATAACTTAAATCCGTACTAAATAGCGACGTTTTATGTTAATTTGTTGCTAATTAAGCATTTTTTTAGTGTattatatgtattatatatatacattaataCATACGATTGCATGTTGTTAATTGCTGAACTTTATAACATTTCATTACAAAACTACAAATTCATACATAGAAAGAACAAAAGAACGAACaagaaaaaacattaaaaaaatatatgcttGGTTCTTGATGCTTGAACCAAACAaaagattaaaagaaaaacatgatCTTAAAATCCAGAATTAATCTTGTCAGTCGTGGTGTATACATGTTGAGacagcataatatttttcacttgAATTGCCAATTAGCAGCTTTATTTACGATTACTACTGGCCACACCAAACTGAATCATATTTTGATTTGGATATGCTTCAGCTGGCCCAGGAGGAGGAGGAGAAGGTGGGCTGCCGCCAGCGAAGTTCCGCTCGTTGATGGCTGCGAATTTGCATGTGCCGGTGCCTGTGTTGGGGATCCATGTGCATGGGTTCGGCGAAGGCGTTCGACCCTGCAACGATTGTAACAGAAGATTTTGTCCCTTCAGCATCCATTGTTCTTCTTCTTCGTCCAGAATTCGAGTTCCTTCGCATGATTTCATGTTAAGTAGGAAAAATACAGATATAATAGCAAAGATAAGTATTCCCGCAGACCTGATCATCTTGTTTGAGTGGAGATTATATATGCTTCGTAATttataaggtttttttttttttttttttgcagagagatttttttttgtgcaatattttaaaaatttgtgagtGATGGAATATGGgatttgtgtgtatatatatagtatattgAAAAGGTGTGACTTGAATTTTTCCTTATTAATTTGTGCACAGGGATTTGACTGTTGACTGGAATGATAtgttttttgagagaaaaaaaatatgaaattgaatTGGTCAAGAGCGGAGAGAGAGACtactaattatatataatcaattgttaaatttttttttttttagttgatgAAAAATTGGTTTCTAactatttgaaaaattatatagaCGTTATCACAACACCTTTTCCAACCAATTTATGATGAACTGGTACGATATCACAGATctttatttatgatatatatcaACTCTGTCtataataaaaactaataatattagaataaaaaataatattttttcatgtgtgactaaaatagaatatttgtctcacaaaattgactcgtgagaccatctcatatCAGTTTTTGTGGTTTAAGATTATATTTGTTGGCAATATTGAAACAGATTCATTTTGAATGGAGTAGAGTATTAGGATATTTTCAACTTATTATAATGATATATAGTTAGTATGGTCTTTAACATTGATTCAAAATTGAGCGGTCGCATAATACACAGCAAGCGCGCACATTCAAGCAATAAAACGCGTTCTATTCTTGGGGTTTACTCTAAACCtgataataaatttattaaatttgaggCAGACTTGAAAGTTGAATCGGTAAAATTATATCTGATgacatgatcttgaattgaccATTTGGATTATATAATTCTATCTCATCGTTTCGACATTTATGTTTTATCTTTTAGAATTTTGGTTATCTATGTTATCGAATTTTAgtcttatttcaatatttttgtttttttttttgttaattaatcATCTTTCTGACACGATACTGATGGAAAATAATGTGACACTGATTGTGTCAATGAAGTGTGTAGTGACACATCAACATTCTAaataaaaattactaaaattgtcaaaaatagaaagatatataactaaaatttaaatttgataaaaaaaatcgttaataaaaaaaatcatcaaaaatgcaattttctccCTTTCTAACAACATATTATATATCGATTGCAATATTGAATTGATACAAAAAATCATGCAAGTGCAGATATCGTAACCTGCACTTTTTCTATTTAAGtctatttttttcccaaaactgAAATAAGCCAATGGAAATCACCAAATTCGGTCATGTATGCTGAGctagaaaataaattttgagattttggtggaaaattacctatgtttcatttttttaaaaaaaaattctacctaagcaaataaaataaaatattgatttagttttttttaaaaaaattacataaactaCTTCCCaccaaaatattcaaatttattttccaaTTGAGCATATCCGGTTGTTAGCTATTTTCACTGACCAATTTCAATTTtggtaataataaaaaaaagaaccgaAATTGAGAAAAAATACAAGTTACTGAGCAAAGACTACAAATTGACTCATAACATGATTATAATTGAAAAAAGTGCTATTTACAttaacaaaatataattttccaccCAAAAATCTATTCgataatgaattaaaaaatatacacaTCTATGATATGAGATTTCGATAAGCTTTTGAAATCTTGGTGGAAGTTTTGCCAAAACAAACTGAAAGTCCAAATTAGTTTCAGTATGCCAAAATTTGAACGAAAATTCAAAACTATGTGAATAATTGATTACATTAACgaataaaatttcatattaatGACACGAATTTCCCACTGGTGATTCATGAATTTATCACCGAGGGAGATATAGATAGGCTTGGGAAAACAAAATTCAGTATTCATCCGTTGGGGGGATTTAAACTTGCGGCTTTGAAGATTTTGGCCTCAAATTCATCTTTGTGCTGAACTCAACCTCGTGATTCTTGTTCTCACCTTGATTTTCTTGGTCCGAACCAAGGCATTAATTATATTGAGGAAATTTGATTTCATATTTGAGTTGTAAACCATGAATTTAACTAATACACGTTTCGCTTTTCACAACATGACGTTATTTTGAATGTTTCCATATGGAACAAAACGGATTTTAGAAGCCACTAAGTATCGTACGACCATATAAAATAAACGAACTTTCGGAAAATACTGAAACGTTTACATCTTCTTACATTTAAACATTAGTTCAGAAACATCAACAGGTGGAAATCGAGTTTCTTGTTGGTCAAGAATGATGCATTTTAAACAAGAATGTACTATATTGAAGAAATAACATAAATGTTCATCAACTTACATCCATTGGTATAATTTTTATTCACATACTCCCCCAGAACCATTATCCTGTGCAGAAAAAAAACTAGCCGAGCTGTACATTTTTTTAACATACAAACAGCATTTGAACATAGCAATGCCATACAAAGACAACGACATAGCTCCATAATCGTCATGTAATATGAATCTACAGTCTAATGGTGCACATCACCGCAGTTTTGAAATCTAAGGGGGGGAAGGGCGGCTTCGCAACGAGGGATCTCCATGTCCTCGTGACAGGATGGTATATTTGTATAAGCAATGCGGCCGACCTCTTATGTTGACGAGATCGCCTGCTTTCTGTCGTTGAATCATTTATGTTCAAAAGGGTAAGCAAGTGCAGCTCCCCATCTAATGCAATAAAACCAACCGAGGAATCATCAGAGGCTCTTTTAGGTATGGCAGTCTCCATTGTCCAACGATTACAAATCATATTGTACCTGTATCAAACAAAATGTTATCTGAATAACTAAATTGGTATAATCATAAAGCAGTAGAACTCAATACTTTCAATATATTGATTTCCTGCTGTCCACTCATACATATTGTATGGACATACAACCCAATAATGGTTCCAAACACTCAAATGTCACGAGTGTGCATGACTTGAAAGATCGTGAATACAAGGTTTCTTCGGCAGAAAGTACTTGTTTCGAATAGAAATTGTCAGCATAATATATCATGTGTATAGAAGACAATTTGTTAAAATTGGTAGTGCTGTTACTCGATCGAAATTTTGTAGCAGTCATTAATATTAATTGTGCCTTCGTGTTGGACAGTCTAGAAAATCAAGGTAAAAGTCAAAGATGTAGGAAACACTAGAAATCAAGAGGATCTCATAAATGAACACCACAAGAAAATCAGCAAGAGAAAACTGGATCTTGTAACAGAGATAATGATAGCATTTTGCTGACTTCTTATGGTATCAAGCATAAACTTGTTTATACATCTAAAAAGAAACACTTCCCAACCACTTCGACATCTCTGGAAGCTCTCTCCCCTCCTCTTTTCTCATCCATTTTGATGCACATGAGCTACATGTTTAGGTGTTTTCAGGAAGGTCAAAGGTGATTGACCATTTCattttgaacaaaatttttCCACACAGAAGCTTAACAACATTTTGACCAAGCAACATTCCTTAATTCGGCTACCCATGAACTTAACTCATCATCCCAAACACACCCTTTTTCTCTAATCTCTCCTCATGAGCATAAAAAAGATCAACTTCAACAGATTAGTAAGGACCAGCAGCACAACAAACATCTTCCAGTACCAGCTCTAAAAAAGAGTA
This window of the Primulina huaijiensis isolate GDHJ02 chromosome 3, ASM1229523v2, whole genome shotgun sequence genome carries:
- the LOC140973413 gene encoding transcription factor MTB3-like is translated as MGNNFWLNEEEKAVGESVLGSEAAEYFAWSASNNVLSEFSASGGDLGVQQALCKIVDGSDWTYAIYWHVSKSKSGKSALIWGDGHCREPKEGEDSEENIPNEGDRRRHVLRKILSSFGGSEDENVAVNLDQVSAVEMFYLASMYFAFPFDKPSIPSQSFNSGRSIWASDAKSCLERYQSRSYLAKLTHFETVAFVPLKSGVVEIGSRKSIPEDPSIIQLAKAIVVKTIPVQPKPVPKIFGRELSLGGSKSGPIGISFSPKVEDDSGFSSESCDLQTIGGAELYGNSSNGHRSDNGENKMFTHMNEIIVGGSNSQILGSNNEQMNEDSLILSDERKPRKRGRKPANGREEPLNHVEAERQRREKLNQRFYALRAVVPNISKMDKASLLGDAIAYITDLQTKIRILEAEKGSVNHNQNQQTIPDIDFHERHEDAVLRVSFPLDAHPVSEVVKTLREHQVMAQESTISISDSGEVVHTFSIQTQSGTGEHLKKMLDDALLK